From Xanthomonas sp. 10-10:
GGTCAGCCAGCTGGTGGAGGTGGTGCAGGGCGGCGACGGCCTGTTGGCGTACTACCAACGCATCGGAGCGGCGCGCGACGGGCTGGCTTTCGATATCGACGGCGTGGTCTACAAGCTCGACGATCTGGCCGGGCAGCGCGAGATGGGCTTTGTCTCGCGCGCACCGCGCTGGGCGATCGCGCACAAGTTCCCGGCCCAGGAGCAATCCACCACGGTGGAGGCGATCGAGATCCAGATCGGCCGTACCGGTGCGGCCACGCCGGTGGCGCGACTGAAGCCGGTGCATGTGGCGGGCGTGATCGTCACCAACGCGACCTTGCACAACGCCGACCAGATCGCGCGGCTGGATGTGCGCGTGGGCGATACGGTGATCGTGCGCCGTGCCGGCGATGTGATTCCCGAAGTGGCCGGTGTGGTCGCCGATCAGCGCCCGCCGGGCACGCAGGAATGGCGCATGCCCACCCAATGCCCGGTGTGCGGGTCGGAGATCGTGCGCGAAGAAGGCCAGGCGGTGTGGCGCTGCTCGGGCGAGTTGACTTGCCCGGCGCAGCGCAAGGAAGCGTTTCGGCATTTCGTCTCGCGCCGCGCGATGGATGTCGATGGCCTGGGCGAAAAATTCATCGAAGTGCTGGTCGATAGCGGGCTGGTGCAGGGTGTGGCCGATCTGTATCTGCTCAGCGTCGATCAACTGCTGCAATTGCGACTGATCAGCACCGCCGACAGCCCGCATGCGTTCTTGCGTGAGGCGCGCGAGCATCTGGCAACCGGTGCGTATGCGCAGCTGGAGGCCACCGTGGCGAGCATCGGCGTGGATCTGGCCGGCGAGCGCGAGGCGCCGCAGAGCTGGCAGGCCGACCTGCTGCGTGCGGGGCTGCCGAGCTTCGATTGGAACCGCCGCAAGATCGCCACCAAATGGGCCGAGAACCTGATCGAGGCGATCGAAACATCGCGCGACACCACGCTGGAACGTTTCCTGTTCGCGCTGGGCATCGAGCATGTGGGCGAGAGCACCGCCAAGGCCTTGTCGGCCTGGTTCGGCGATCTTGAGCTGATCCGCCATCTGCCGTGGCCGCTGTTCAAGCGCGTGCCCGATATCGGTGGCGAAGTAGCTCGTTCGCTCGGGCACTTTCTCGATCAGCCGGGCAATCAGCAGGCCATCGACGACTTGCTGCAACGTGGCGTGCGCATCGGTGATGCACATCCGCCATCGCCCAAGCTGCGCGATGCCCTGAGTTTTGCCAGCGTGCTGGAAGACATGGACATTCCCAAGGTGACGCCGGTGCGCGCCCAGCAACTGGCGGCAGCGGTGCCGTCGTTCGATGCGCTGCGCACTGCCGGCAGCGACGCCTTGCTGCAGGCCGGCGTGCCCGCACCGGTGGTCGCCGCGCTGCTGCAATGGCTGGATCGCCCCGAAAACGCGGCACTCGCCACATCGGCGCAGCAGGCGATGGAAACGGTGCTGGCGCGCCTGCCGGAAGCCGAGGCCGTGCAGTCCGGTCCACTGGACGGGCAGACC
This genomic window contains:
- the ligA gene encoding NAD-dependent DNA ligase LigA: MTVSPDPAQRIDALRRRIEDANYRYHVLDEPQMADVDYDRLMRELEALEAEHPALASADSPTQRVGHLAASRFAEVRHAMPMLSLGNAFSDEEVNEFVRRISERLELKQPVFSAEPKLDGLAISLRYEDGEFVQGATRGDGATGEDVSANLRTVKAIPLRLRGQGWPKVLEVRGEVYMPRVAFEAYNAQMRAQGGKVLANPRNGAAGSLRQLDARITAQRPLSFFAYGVGEVRDGALPQTHSAILAQLRDWGFPVSQLVEVVQGGDGLLAYYQRIGAARDGLAFDIDGVVYKLDDLAGQREMGFVSRAPRWAIAHKFPAQEQSTTVEAIEIQIGRTGAATPVARLKPVHVAGVIVTNATLHNADQIARLDVRVGDTVIVRRAGDVIPEVAGVVADQRPPGTQEWRMPTQCPVCGSEIVREEGQAVWRCSGELTCPAQRKEAFRHFVSRRAMDVDGLGEKFIEVLVDSGLVQGVADLYLLSVDQLLQLRLISTADSPHAFLREAREHLATGAYAQLEATVASIGVDLAGEREAPQSWQADLLRAGLPSFDWNRRKIATKWAENLIEAIETSRDTTLERFLFALGIEHVGESTAKALSAWFGDLELIRHLPWPLFKRVPDIGGEVARSLGHFLDQPGNQQAIDDLLQRGVRIGDAHPPSPKLRDALSFASVLEDMDIPKVTPVRAQQLAAAVPSFDALRTAGSDALLQAGVPAPVVAALLQWLDRPENAALATSAQQAMETVLARLPEAEAVQSGPLDGQTVVITGTLAALTRDAAKQRLEALGAKVAGSVSKKTAFLVAGEEAGSKLDKAQSLGVEIWDEARLLAFLGEHGQQP